The sequence GGTATAGTATTGACTCAATGACGAATGGGACCATAATATTTACCATACTCCTCCGTCTGTTTTGGGCTCTCTGGTGCCGCTGCTCCTGCTTGAGAACTGGAACTTCACTGTTCCGTTAACGCCGTGAGCTTTGAGTGTCATTTTCACTCTtgggaattttcttttttctttttttttttatttgtaaatttgaaattaaaaaaatcttatctaacttaaaaaaaaatgtttttttgtttttttccccttcttttaaCAGTCAAATACAgtaactttctttgtttttttaataaaaaaaaaggaagctgGTACAGGGGAAGGAAACGGTGTCAAATATTGGAACTTGTATTTTATGTACTTGTTTTTGAGAGTAAATGGTTGAATATCCATTAAATATCTTTcccatatgcatatatacaaaggctacacaataaataaattgatgaaTAATTTTGGCCCCAGAAAAGAGCTGTTCGTCATACCATTGCTAAGAACAACCAACTGTTCTATCTGATCAAATTCAAACCATGCAAATGTTGATTTCCTCatgcatatgtgtgtgtgtgtgtgtgtgtgtgtgtgtgtgtgtgtgtgtattcctatatataaattgccaatatatatatatatataattcaggTATGTTACGTGACATACATGTATGTAAAGACAAactaaagaaaaagataattagGCAAACCCATTGTCATCGTTGCTTCCTTGTAAGATGGCAAAAGTCACAAGAAGCCAAATTCAACGGAATTCTTCAAAAATACCATATAAATATGCATGCAGTTTGagtcctcaaattttttttttattaaatattcgttggggtttattttattatatattttttctgatTCTTATATCTTAGCTCTGTGCTGGATTTGGATATTATTCTAGTTGGTCATGATATTATTGTAGAGGCAGCTGatcatatacatgtatataacatatatatatatatatatatatatatgtataatatgtcATGCCAGCCTTATTCATTCCTCTCCTACCATTAAATTTGCAAATGTAATTTGaaacaaattattttgttaattttcatgTCATTTTAAAacaagttaatttttatttctttccacAACTCCTTCACAGATGCCAGAAGTGCGTGCAATACATTCAGTTTTGATAATACATTCAAATACCAAACCAATTAAGAATTAAATTctctcaccaaaaaaaaaaaggttgattgTATTTACAGTTTGACACCCAAAATAAATACCAGTACTGATGATCACTCATAGCCATGGAAAGTGCACACATACATgcataactctctctctctctctctctctctctctctctctctctctctctctctctctctttgttctCTCTTTCACTCACTTATTCACTCACTCATTCACTCATAGCCACAGGAAGTGCAAACATGAATAATTCTCTTCCTCGTTCTCATCAAGTCAATGGAAGGCTGCAGGAAAGAgcttgatatatatgtatatatatatatatatatagataaaatatccaagaagagagaagagaggAGGCTGAGTTCCTGCTAATGATGATCAAGGATTACCACCTCCTTTTCCTTTACGTGGCTCATGTGTAGGATTGGGTCCTGGCTGTTGATAATCCAGCATTGCTTCTACTTTTATAAGCTTTCTTCCCTTTATCTGGATAATATTCATCACCTACAATATCACATCTCATATCCTCAATTTCAATTAACtttccaaacatatatatatatatattctcaagaACATCATCACCATATTTATCTCTATGaagtttacttatatatatatatatatgtatgttcaaAATGCCAGTTTTACATATCTAAGAAGCCTAATgggaaaacaatatatatatatatatatatatatatatatatatatatatatatctagagagagagagagagagagagaggttgaaTATATATGATTAAGAGCAAATCTATCTGTTAAAATTTGGAATGTGAACTTTACCTCATGACCACTTGGGTTATCGATGGGCTCCACACCATTCTTGAAGCTGTCTACTCTTCCTACAAGTTCAAAAGATCAGAAAATTAAGTTTCTAAGCTACTTCAGCTTGTGTGTAtagatttttggaaaaatagatTAGCTAATAGTTCAAACACTATTAAGAACTTTCTAGCTAATCTTACCTGAAAATGACAAAATGAGTAGGCAGAGGAGGATAAAGATCTTGATCTGATGAGGAATCATGGTTTtggtatatagatatatattttttctcactAATAAtagttgtttatttaaaaatgcagacttgagatagatagatagatagatagatagatatgcAAGTGTAAGAGTTTTATAGGAAGAACATATGGAAGTAGTCTGGGATTTTATTGAGTGGGCAAGAGAATGAAGCCAAAACAGCATGCAATAATGACACTCCCCACAAAAGCATTGTGGAATGATTATGGGAAAATACATTGGTACTCCATTAATATTCCACCATCTGCCCCATAAGTCAACTGCACCAATTTCCGCTGCTActgctactactactactacaaaaccattttttttcttttttgttcctttCCGATACAGGTTTCTTCTTTTATCTGCCAAAAAAGCATTTTAGTGTTGGTGCGGGACAATTCAACTTTTTCTTGTTGGGTTTTGTTCACCTTTTGGAATTCACTTCCCCCACTCTTTTTAATAtctatatctacatatataaaaaaacaaaaataaaaataaaaaatttcttttcaacCCTTTGACACTCACATGGGCCATTTTCACCATGTTAGGTATCATTCCATTTATAGTTTATACTCTGTCAAATTAGTGGCTTTAAATAATCCTCATTTAAGATGTTGTTTGGACTTTGATTTTAATCAATCAACAGGATGGCAAACACTGAAACACTAATCAGGGAAATAAATCAACATCAAAGCACTCGTTTGGGTGAGAATCTAGTGTGAATATCAATGGTGGGACCTATTCAAAAACAAATCCCCTCATTTGAGGACTCCGGGgtatgaaacatatatatacacgttcGTTTAGAAACGGTCCAAATAACAATGAGCATTGGTATTAACTCCCAAGTTGTAATACATGATTAATCCATTTCAACACGAGTTAAAAGTACATTTTTTTACatggtttatttatatatatatatatatattcaacaaaaCACCTGGGATAAGGATTGCAAATTGATAATGGTGGCCCTTAGAGCAATTAATTAAGGTGAAAAATGATTAAGATTCCAGTCCTTTGTTTGCGTACACAACTTGAAGTTGTCGGCAGACATAATAACAAAGGCCAAATACTCATTATAACAACAAAAGCTTTAAAGCTGTCAGGAGGAAAACCCAT comes from Ziziphus jujuba cultivar Dongzao chromosome 6, ASM3175591v1 and encodes:
- the LOC112493358 gene encoding uncharacterized protein LOC112493358, with translation MYFPIIIPQCFCGECHYCMLFWLHSLAHSIKSQTTSICSSYKTLTLAYLSIYLSIYLKSAFLNKQLLLVRKNIYLYTKTMIPHQIKIFILLCLLILSFSGRVDSFKNGVEPIDNPSGHEVMNIIQIKGRKLIKVEAMLDYQQPGPNPTHEPRKGKGGGNP